The proteins below are encoded in one region of Apium graveolens cultivar Ventura chromosome 4, ASM990537v1, whole genome shotgun sequence:
- the LOC141718193 gene encoding VQ motif-containing protein 11-like, whose protein sequence is MASSSSSSSPKPNNNKSLQLENAIRVHVDPSNFRDVVQKLTGARPAVEKLPITTSPHFNARHNPVNVGAVRPSFKLQEHARNLQLQLNQNGLTESAFAPRKRVINVSPVSTLDTVLARGSPSPGTSVPPSIPEEIAMANKGFYLYPSPPATASKPQPQLLPLFPTSPDS, encoded by the coding sequence ATGGCTTCTTCTAGTTCCTCTTCCTCTCCCAAACCAAACAATAACAAATCACTGCAACTAGAAAATGCCATTCGTGTTCATGTTGACCCATCAAACTTTCGTGATGTGGTCCAGAAATTAACAGGAGCCAGACCAGCAGTCGAGAAGCTccccatcactacttctccacaTTTCAATGCAAGGCACAACCCTGTTAACGTTGGTGCAGTAAGACCATCGTTCAAACTCCAAGAACACGCTAGAAACCTCCAACTACAATTGAACCAAAATGGGTTAACTGAGTCTGCGTTTGCACCACGAAAGAGAGTGATAAATGTCTCGCCTGTGTCAACATTGGACACGGTTTTGGCACGAGGGAGTCCAAGTCCAGGAACATCAGTGCCGCCTTCTATACCAGAGGAGATAGCTATGGCCAATAAAGGTTTTTATTTGTATCCTAGTCCACCTGCTACTGCTAGCAAGCCTCAACCACAGTTGCTTCCCTTGTTCCCAACATCTCCAGATTCTTAA
- the LOC141716838 gene encoding uncharacterized protein LOC141716838: MTSEVKKNYVKGQGQRRCPSISGSSFSTQSAQSSSQPVIHTPADCVRAICRDPELLRILGGHLRALDPEELARAVAEVNASQQGDDSEGAHRDDRDEDFGGSS, translated from the exons ATGACATCTGAAGTCAAGAAGAACTATGTCAAAGGTCAAGGACAACGACGATGCCCGTCCATTAGTGGCTCCTCATTTAGCACGCAGTCTGCACAGTCATCGAGCCAGCCAGTTATTCATACTCCTGCTGACTGTGTGAGGGCTATTTGTCGAGATCCCGAGCTTCTTCGTATACTGGGAGGCCATCTCAGAGCTTTGGATCCCGAGGAGCTAGCCCGTGCAGTGGCAGAGGTGAATGCATCACAACAAGGGGATGACTCTGAG GGAGCACATCGTGACGATCGTGATGAGGACTTTGGCGGATCTTCTTAG